A region from the uncultured Bacteroides sp. genome encodes:
- a CDS encoding DUF4252 domain-containing protein → MRKRALLIYLMTLSVFVSAQDFATRFLAEHKADSNLTCVTISPKMMEEILKNDAEKDGDVLEIISNLKSMQMLTSNVKGKTYYNEALKLVEKNSGRFEPFLSFSDKSENYQIMIRKKNEAIVELVMLMHENSHFMVINFTGIMSSDFISKLANSMKQKHS, encoded by the coding sequence ATGAGAAAAAGAGCTCTTTTAATATATTTGATGACATTATCGGTCTTCGTCTCGGCGCAAGATTTTGCTACTCGTTTTTTGGCCGAACATAAAGCAGATTCAAATCTTACTTGTGTTACTATTAGTCCTAAAATGATGGAGGAAATATTAAAAAATGATGCGGAAAAAGACGGAGATGTTTTAGAGATTATTTCTAATCTCAAAAGTATGCAGATGCTTACCTCTAATGTAAAAGGTAAAACCTATTATAATGAGGCTTTAAAATTGGTAGAGAAGAATTCCGGCAGATTTGAACCTTTTCTCTCTTTCAGTGATAAGTCAGAGAATTATCAGATTATGATTAGAAAGAAAAATGAAGCTATTGTTGAATTGGTTATGCTTATGCACGAAAACAGTCATTTCATGGTTATTAATTTTACAGGTATCATGAGTTCTGACTTTATTTCAAAATTGGCCAATTCTATGAAGCAAAAGCATTCATAA